A genome region from Clostridium sp. JN-9 includes the following:
- a CDS encoding transposase: MPRKKHEWYPDAKLHVIARGNHRNDIFKDNSDYELYLSYLQEAIEYYDNKYIIIAYVLMTNHVHIVIQTKDRDISDLCKGVRPLGVSGSKKQ; this comes from the coding sequence ATGCCAAGAAAAAAACATGAATGGTATCCTGATGCAAAACTACATGTAATAGCCAGAGGAAATCACAGGAATGATATATTTAAAGATAATTCCGACTATGAGCTGTATTTAAGTTATTTACAAGAAGCGATAGAATATTATGATAATAAATATATAATAATTGCATATGTGCTTATGACTAACCATGTTCATATAGTAATTCAAACAAAAGACAGGGACATTTCTGATCTTTGCAAAGGGGTCAGACCCCTGGGAGTAAGTGGAAGTAAAAAGCAATAA
- a CDS encoding N-acetylmuramoyl-L-alanine amidase family protein has product MNNKLKKGLTTTMAAAMGLGVVIPAVPVIAAPATNSWVNTSAGWTYYQAGKKVSNGWVKDNGTWYYIDANGIMATGWRSVGGVWYFMDDNGAMATGWKSIGGKWYFMASNGAMQKGWYQVGPAWYFSNPNGDMVANQWVGNYYLGASGAMLANTLTPDNYFVDANGAWDGKAKYDLAAIETAVAKAEVSKLQADVDAAKALVDALPDVKEKDAFTKRLSAINANLQVSSVNAINATQLLVTFNKEVDKTDAENSANYKIGSLAVTPVLQADKKSVILTTNSKISGTNLYIVNPIKSATDATVKTPIFTFVETYTDTVAPVVSNVTYPTYDKATVNFSEPISALGNVTITQDGAPIVSGVTNDFVSGTPAKAVTFDLTNAAADKPITVVIVGAKDTGDNLINPNPISLTFTKSKTDTAKPTVSAVNVLSDTRVSITFSEKLKAAPTVKVGTEAVTFAADATTDNITWTGTFVSIKDVQPVAISAFTDMSANDGDAITFVKQVTADTTKPVLSSSEVKVFNNKPYLVLHYSEDVTSVGGVLTGTRVKDYVSNSFTTTSAVTPVAYTKANGADADDTKSVMLDISDDTTFPVGTYTVSVPAGFVQDKASTLNNNDAATIRFTKGTVTVNDTTAPTVNAKPTVSKDNKTVTVKFSESMDYATALNVANYKVSGQSIFTNAIFDGNDSTVTLTVLPGTITYSGDRLISVTGAKDKAGNVNTAYSDILNFNENVAPTVASAKLVDATHIAVTFSENVAATTAEDFEVYIGGVKVDAAKVSTSESAIPTNTATITLEDPITDLSKAIQVKLVNVKTADVNGNLAITGQFVTVQ; this is encoded by the coding sequence TTGAATAATAAGTTAAAAAAAGGATTAACAACAACTATGGCTGCGGCTATGGGACTAGGTGTGGTTATTCCAGCCGTACCAGTTATAGCAGCACCAGCAACAAACAGCTGGGTTAATACATCAGCAGGATGGACATACTATCAAGCAGGAAAGAAAGTTTCAAATGGCTGGGTTAAAGACAATGGCACATGGTATTACATTGATGCTAATGGCATAATGGCAACTGGCTGGAGATCAGTTGGCGGAGTATGGTACTTCATGGATGATAATGGCGCAATGGCAACTGGCTGGAAATCAATTGGCGGAAAATGGTACTTCATGGCTTCAAATGGAGCAATGCAAAAAGGCTGGTACCAAGTTGGACCAGCTTGGTATTTTTCAAATCCAAATGGCGACATGGTTGCTAACCAATGGGTAGGAAATTACTACTTAGGAGCTAGCGGTGCAATGTTAGCTAATACATTAACACCTGACAATTATTTTGTAGATGCTAATGGAGCTTGGGATGGAAAAGCTAAATATGATTTAGCTGCTATAGAAACTGCAGTTGCTAAAGCAGAAGTAAGCAAATTACAGGCTGATGTTGATGCAGCAAAAGCTTTAGTTGATGCTCTTCCAGATGTTAAAGAGAAAGATGCTTTCACAAAGAGATTAAGTGCAATCAATGCTAACCTTCAAGTAAGTTCAGTAAATGCTATTAATGCTACTCAGTTACTAGTAACTTTTAACAAGGAAGTTGATAAAACAGATGCAGAAAACTCTGCCAACTACAAAATTGGAAGTTTAGCAGTAACTCCAGTATTACAAGCAGATAAGAAATCTGTTATACTTACAACTAATAGTAAAATAAGTGGAACAAATCTTTATATAGTTAACCCAATAAAATCTGCTACTGATGCAACAGTAAAAACTCCTATATTTACTTTTGTTGAAACTTACACAGATACTGTAGCACCTGTAGTATCAAATGTTACTTACCCAACTTATGATAAGGCAACTGTTAATTTCTCAGAGCCAATTAGTGCTCTTGGAAATGTAACAATTACTCAAGATGGTGCACCAATAGTAAGTGGCGTAACTAATGATTTTGTATCTGGCACTCCTGCTAAGGCTGTTACTTTTGATTTAACAAATGCAGCAGCAGATAAGCCAATTACAGTAGTTATTGTCGGAGCTAAAGATACAGGTGATAACTTAATTAACCCAAATCCAATATCTTTAACTTTTACAAAGAGCAAAACTGATACAGCAAAACCAACAGTTAGTGCTGTAAATGTTTTATCTGATACTAGAGTGTCAATTACATTTAGCGAAAAATTAAAAGCAGCGCCAACAGTTAAAGTAGGTACAGAGGCCGTTACATTTGCAGCAGATGCTACAACTGACAATATTACTTGGACAGGAACATTTGTTTCTATAAAAGATGTTCAACCAGTAGCTATATCAGCATTTACAGATATGAGTGCAAATGATGGTGATGCTATTACATTTGTTAAGCAGGTAACTGCTGATACAACTAAGCCTGTATTAAGCAGCTCAGAAGTAAAAGTATTTAACAATAAACCTTATTTAGTACTTCATTATTCAGAAGATGTTACTTCAGTAGGTGGTGTACTTACAGGAACAAGAGTAAAAGATTATGTAAGTAATTCATTTACTACAACTTCAGCTGTAACACCAGTAGCATATACCAAAGCTAATGGAGCAGATGCAGATGATACTAAATCAGTAATGTTAGATATATCAGATGATACAACATTCCCAGTTGGAACATACACAGTTTCAGTACCAGCAGGTTTTGTACAAGATAAAGCTTCAACTCTAAATAATAATGATGCAGCAACTATAAGATTTACAAAAGGTACTGTAACAGTTAATGATACAACAGCACCAACTGTAAATGCAAAACCAACTGTTTCTAAAGATAATAAAACTGTAACAGTAAAATTCTCTGAATCAATGGATTATGCAACAGCGTTAAATGTTGCTAACTATAAAGTGAGTGGTCAATCAATATTCACAAATGCAATATTTGACGGAAATGACAGCACAGTTACATTAACAGTATTACCAGGAACAATCACTTATTCAGGTGACAGATTAATTTCTGTAACAGGAGCAAAAGATAAAGCAGGAAATGTTAATACAGCATACAGCGATATTTTAAACTTTAATGAAAATGTAGCACCAACTGTTGCTTCAGCTAAATTAGTAGATGCTACACATATAGCAGTAACATTTAGTGAGAATGTAGCTGCTACTACTGCTGAAGATTTCGAAGTTTACATTGGAGGAGTTAAAGTAGATGCAGCTAAAGTTAGTACATCAGAATCAGCAATTCCAACTAATACAGCTACAATTACTTTGGAAGATCCAATAACAGATTTAAGCAAAGCTATACAAGTTAAACTTGTAAATGTTAAGACAGCAGATGTTAATGGAAATTTAGCTATAACTGGTCAATTTGTAACAGTTCAATAG
- the secA gene encoding preprotein translocase subunit SecA, producing the protein MNISNILGSYSKREVKRILPMVNKIMDLDDEITKLSDEQLKNKTYEFKERLAKGETLDDILVEAFAVVREASWRVLKMKPFKVQLIGGVVLHQGRVAEMKTGEGKTLVATCPAYLNALAGKGVHIITVNDYLAERDKTEMGKVYDFLGLTTGVILNSMDPNERRKAYNCDITYGTNSEYGFDYLRDNMVITPAERVQRGLNFAIVDEVDSIFIDEARTPLIIAQQGGKSTEIYRIADRLAKSMKEEVDFNIDEKTKAIMITDEGMDKAEKCFGMKNFADASNMELQHHTIIALRANYTMDNGVDYIVRDGEVMIVDKFTGRVMDGRRFNEGLHQALEAKEGVKVQEENDTLATITYQNFFRLYNKVSGMSGTAETEEEEFRDIYDMDVVVIPTNKPVIRNDRDDVLYKTEYDKFKAVVDEIESTHKKGQPVLAGTASVEKSEILSFMLKKKGIHHQVLNAKQHAKEAQIVAKAGQKGTVTIATNMAGRGTDIKLGEGVKELGGLKIIGTERHEARRIDNQLRGRSGRQGDPGESVFYVSLEDDIVKRFAEDRLENLEKSVEINEKGPIENKKLREIVEIAQHNVESTNLETRKNLVKYDKVLSIQRELIYKQRNEVVDKEDISDVIEIMIKGILDTEVTKHVTSQDEKYQQDVAGLLVYLKDIFGHEEPFDKYSCFDLTEIKNSLYDVYLNIYHNKKAELGEEMNMAEKAILLRSVDRKWVEHIETMDNLKKYITFQSYRQTDPAVAYGIEGSQVFDDMVYDLKKEVVKYIFHVKINN; encoded by the coding sequence TTGAACATTTCTAATATACTTGGCAGTTACAGTAAAAGAGAAGTAAAAAGAATTTTACCTATGGTAAATAAGATAATGGATTTAGATGATGAAATCACAAAGCTTTCAGATGAACAGCTTAAAAATAAAACATATGAATTTAAGGAAAGACTTGCAAAGGGAGAAACACTGGATGATATTTTAGTGGAGGCCTTTGCAGTGGTGAGAGAGGCTTCATGGAGGGTGCTTAAAATGAAACCCTTTAAGGTACAGCTAATTGGCGGTGTTGTGCTGCACCAGGGAAGAGTGGCAGAGATGAAGACAGGTGAAGGTAAGACGCTTGTGGCCACATGCCCTGCGTATTTAAATGCCCTTGCAGGAAAAGGAGTACATATAATAACAGTTAATGATTATCTGGCTGAAAGAGATAAAACTGAAATGGGAAAGGTATATGACTTTCTGGGACTTACCACAGGGGTTATATTAAATAGCATGGATCCTAATGAAAGGAGAAAAGCCTATAACTGTGATATAACATATGGGACAAACAGTGAGTACGGCTTTGATTACCTTCGTGACAATATGGTTATAACTCCTGCAGAAAGAGTGCAGAGAGGACTTAATTTTGCCATTGTAGATGAGGTGGATTCCATATTTATAGATGAAGCAAGGACACCTCTTATAATTGCACAGCAGGGAGGAAAATCTACAGAAATCTACAGAATTGCAGACAGGCTGGCAAAGTCCATGAAAGAGGAAGTGGACTTTAATATAGATGAAAAGACAAAGGCAATAATGATTACTGATGAGGGTATGGACAAGGCAGAAAAATGCTTTGGAATGAAGAACTTTGCAGATGCCTCCAACATGGAGCTGCAGCATCACACCATAATTGCCCTTAGAGCAAATTATACCATGGACAATGGAGTGGATTACATTGTTCGTGATGGAGAGGTAATGATTGTAGATAAATTTACTGGAAGAGTCATGGATGGAAGAAGGTTCAATGAAGGACTTCACCAGGCACTAGAGGCAAAGGAAGGTGTAAAGGTACAGGAGGAAAATGATACTCTGGCTACTATTACATATCAGAACTTTTTCAGGCTTTATAATAAGGTTTCTGGTATGTCCGGTACTGCTGAAACAGAGGAAGAGGAATTCAGGGACATATATGACATGGACGTTGTGGTTATACCTACAAATAAACCTGTTATAAGAAATGACAGAGATGATGTGCTTTATAAAACTGAATATGATAAATTTAAAGCTGTAGTGGATGAAATAGAAAGCACTCATAAAAAGGGACAGCCTGTTCTGGCTGGAACAGCTTCAGTGGAAAAGTCGGAAATATTATCATTTATGCTAAAGAAAAAGGGAATACACCATCAGGTTTTAAATGCCAAGCAGCATGCAAAGGAAGCACAGATTGTGGCTAAGGCAGGACAAAAGGGTACAGTAACCATTGCCACCAATATGGCAGGAAGAGGTACTGATATAAAGCTTGGTGAAGGAGTTAAAGAGCTTGGAGGCCTAAAGATAATAGGCACAGAGAGACATGAGGCTAGAAGAATAGACAATCAGCTTAGAGGACGTTCAGGAAGACAGGGAGACCCTGGAGAATCAGTATTCTATGTATCTCTTGAGGATGACATTGTAAAAAGATTTGCAGAGGACAGGCTGGAAAACCTGGAGAAATCAGTTGAAATTAATGAAAAGGGTCCTATAGAAAATAAAAAATTAAGAGAAATTGTGGAGATTGCACAGCACAATGTGGAGTCCACAAATCTTGAAACAAGAAAAAATCTTGTTAAATATGACAAGGTATTAAGCATACAAAGAGAGCTTATATACAAGCAGAGAAATGAAGTAGTTGACAAAGAGGACATAAGTGATGTTATTGAAATCATGATTAAGGGTATATTGGATACAGAGGTGACTAAACATGTCACCAGCCAGGATGAAAAGTATCAGCAGGATGTGGCAGGGCTTTTGGTATATTTAAAGGATATATTTGGCCATGAAGAACCCTTTGACAAATATTCCTGTTTTGATTTAACTGAAATAAAAAACAGCTTATATGATGTTTATTTAAATATATATCACAATAAAAAAGCAGAACTTGGAGAAGAAATGAACATGGCGGAAAAAGCCATACTTTTAAGGTCAGTGGACAGAAAATGGGTAGAGCACATTGAAACCATGGATAACCTTAAAAAATATATAACATTCCAGTCTTACAGGCAGACAGATCCTGCTGTGGCCTATGGAATAGAGGGAAGTCAGGTTTTTGATGATATGGTTTATGATTTAAAAAAAGAAGTGGTTAAATATATATTCCATGTAAAAATAAACAATTAA
- a CDS encoding glycosyltransferase family 2 protein encodes MSKIAVLIPCYNEEKTVKKVIEDYRKFIPESDIYVYNNNSKDKTAEIVENMAKSDKKIFLKNEYRQGKGNVIRSMFRDIDADCYLMIDGDDTYPAEFAPEMVEYVLKGQADMVIGDRLSSTYFTENKRRFHNFGNVLVRKLINLLFGSNINDIMTGYRAFSKPFVKGFPVLSKGFEIETEMTIHAVDKNFLLKEIPVTYRDRPQGSESKLNTYSDGFKVLRTIFRLFEDYKPFAFFGTISLIFLIIAICLFIPVLSGYMQTGLVMKFPTLIVCGVFGVSSLLTFLVGVILNVEVKKSKQLYELLMNNLLYKTIK; translated from the coding sequence ATGTCAAAGATCGCGGTACTCATTCCATGCTATAATGAGGAAAAAACAGTTAAAAAGGTTATAGAGGACTATAGAAAATTTATTCCTGAGTCAGATATTTACGTTTACAATAACAATTCAAAAGATAAAACTGCTGAAATAGTGGAAAACATGGCAAAGAGCGACAAAAAGATATTTCTTAAAAATGAATACAGGCAAGGCAAAGGAAATGTAATAAGAAGCATGTTCAGGGATATCGATGCTGACTGCTACTTAATGATTGATGGTGATGATACATACCCTGCAGAATTTGCACCTGAAATGGTTGAATATGTTTTAAAAGGGCAGGCTGATATGGTTATCGGAGACAGACTGTCATCAACTTACTTTACTGAAAATAAACGCAGATTTCACAACTTTGGAAATGTACTTGTAAGGAAACTCATAAACCTTTTATTTGGTTCAAATATAAATGATATTATGACGGGGTACAGGGCTTTCAGTAAACCATTTGTAAAGGGGTTCCCTGTATTGTCAAAGGGGTTTGAAATCGAAACGGAAATGACTATACATGCAGTTGATAAAAACTTTTTATTAAAAGAAATACCTGTTACTTACAGAGACAGGCCACAAGGATCTGAGTCAAAACTAAACACTTATTCCGACGGTTTTAAGGTACTTAGAACTATTTTCAGATTATTTGAGGATTATAAACCTTTTGCTTTTTTTGGAACTATCTCGCTGATATTTTTAATTATAGCTATTTGTCTCTTTATACCTGTATTATCAGGTTATATGCAAACGGGATTAGTAATGAAATTTCCTACATTAATAGTATGCGGAGTTTTTGGTGTAAGTTCATTATTAACATTTTTAGTAGGTGTAATCCTGAATGTTGAAGTAAAGAAAAGTAAACAGCTATATGAATTGCTAATGAACAATCTTCTGTATAAAACGATTAAATAA
- a CDS encoding EamA family transporter — MLESFRKNKYGILLMCISSICVCVGQMFWKLSTDKGILFLLLGFGFYGIGAVIMLVAYKFGSLSVLQPMLSLNYILSIILAKTILNENITLMKVIGVLIIILGVVLIGGGDD; from the coding sequence ATGTTAGAATCATTTAGAAAAAACAAATATGGAATTCTTTTAATGTGTATATCCTCCATATGTGTATGTGTAGGACAAATGTTCTGGAAGTTGTCTACGGATAAGGGAATCTTATTTTTGCTGCTTGGCTTCGGTTTTTATGGCATTGGTGCTGTAATAATGCTGGTGGCATATAAATTCGGCAGCCTGTCAGTTCTGCAGCCAATGTTAAGCTTAAATTATATTTTAAGCATTATTCTTGCAAAAACCATATTAAACGAAAATATAACGTTAATGAAGGTTATTGGAGTTTTAATAATTATACTTGGTGTAGTTTTGATTGGAGGCGGCGACGATTAA
- a CDS encoding EamA family transporter: MTFIGAVAAIFLKKASAFKNLKQLIFNKNLYIGGGLYLLSALLNIFVLHYLDYSIVLPLTSITYIWTMIFSYYVFHEKITNKKIMGLCCIITGVSFIAIF; this comes from the coding sequence ATGACTTTTATTGGAGCTGTTGCTGCTATCTTTTTAAAAAAGGCATCAGCATTCAAGAACTTAAAACAGCTTATTTTCAACAAAAATCTATATATAGGCGGGGGATTGTACCTTTTATCAGCCCTGCTTAATATATTTGTTCTTCATTATCTGGATTATTCAATTGTATTGCCATTAACTTCTATAACATACATTTGGACAATGATTTTTTCTTATTATGTATTTCATGAAAAAATAACCAATAAAAAGATAATGGGATTGTGCTGCATCATTACGGGAGTTTCCTTTATAGCGATTTTTTAG
- a CDS encoding Ig-like domain-containing protein, which produces MQTKEKIPIKYIMSFIFLIMLILGGTRVSAYSSPLMCIDEPAYGQPITSSTTVRGWALNPSGVKEVDILVDGQNMGTASIGLSRPDVAIAYPGYTNGSQSGYTYTLSTANLQAGSHSLVVKAVGNDDTFTSRSMSITVQKPVPLMSIDEPAYGQSITSSATVRGWALNPSGVKEVDILVDGKNMGTAAIGLSRPDVAAAYPGYTNGSQSGYTYTLSTSGILGGTHKVTVKAMGNDGSFISKDMSISVQKPVPLMSMDEPAYGQSITSSATVRGWALNPSGVKKVDILVDGQNMGTAAIGLSRPDVAAAYPGYTNGSQSGYIYTLSTANLQAGSHSLVVKAFGNDGTFTSRDMSISVQKPVPLMSIDEPAYGQSITSSATVRGWALNPSGVKEVDILVDGKNMGTAAIGLSRPDVAAAYPEYFNGSQSGYTYTLSTSGILGGTHKVTVKAIGSDDSFTTGDVSITVQKPKAYIYVDNLGNGQVLKDDINVVGWVLNPSGVKKIDMLVDGQYSGSSVTGLSRPDVDRAHPGYPGGAESGFSYILSMANIQNGRHSLAIRVQGNDDSVQEQPLYFYKGIGQTIVIDPGHNFGGDDGAYSTINGVTYVERDLNMQLADKLKTKLLNLGYNVIMTRESSDRPTVDLNTSLQNRVNVANNSDAVLFISIHHDVAGSAAPNGISAHYSTYRPNIDPNGVYYSDGVYYDATPSKAAIDSANLAQQLLDSLATLGYVNRGALDHNLFVTKNTNMTSLLLECGFITNPTEAARNADAYEQDRFAAKMAEVINNFLN; this is translated from the coding sequence GTGCAGACTAAAGAAAAAATACCAATAAAGTATATTATGAGTTTTATATTTCTCATAATGTTAATTTTAGGCGGGACCAGGGTTTCTGCCTACAGCAGTCCACTTATGTGTATAGATGAACCAGCTTATGGACAACCTATTACATCAAGTACAACGGTAAGGGGATGGGCACTTAACCCATCAGGAGTAAAAGAAGTAGACATATTAGTAGATGGACAGAATATGGGAACAGCATCCATTGGACTATCAAGACCGGATGTAGCAATAGCTTATCCAGGATATACCAATGGAAGCCAAAGCGGATATACCTATACACTGAGCACAGCCAATTTACAGGCTGGCAGCCATTCACTGGTAGTTAAGGCAGTTGGCAATGATGATACATTTACCAGCAGAAGTATGTCTATAACAGTTCAAAAGCCTGTACCACTGATGAGCATAGACGAGCCAGCTTATGGACAATCTATTACATCAAGTGCAACAGTAAGAGGATGGGCACTGAACCCATCAGGAGTAAAAGAAGTAGACATATTAGTAGATGGAAAGAATATGGGAACAGCAGCTATTGGACTATCAAGACCAGATGTGGCAGCAGCTTATCCCGGATATACTAATGGAAGTCAAAGCGGATATACCTACACTTTAAGTACAAGCGGTATCCTTGGAGGAACTCATAAAGTTACGGTGAAAGCTATGGGCAATGATGGCTCTTTTATCAGCAAAGATATGTCCATATCAGTTCAAAAGCCTGTGCCGCTTATGAGCATGGATGAACCAGCTTATGGACAATCTATTACATCAAGTGCAACAGTAAGAGGATGGGCACTGAACCCATCAGGAGTAAAAAAAGTAGACATATTAGTAGATGGACAGAATATGGGAACAGCAGCTATTGGGCTGTCAAGGCCTGATGTAGCAGCAGCTTACCCAGGGTATACAAATGGAAGCCAAAGCGGATATATCTATACACTGAGCACAGCTAATTTACAGGCTGGAAGCCACTCACTGGTAGTTAAGGCATTTGGCAATGATGGCACATTTACCAGCAGAGATATGTCTATATCAGTTCAAAAGCCTGTACCACTGATGAGCATAGACGAGCCAGCTTATGGACAATCTATTACATCAAGTGCAACAGTAAGAGGATGGGCACTGAACCCATCAGGAGTAAAAGAAGTAGACATATTAGTAGATGGAAAGAATATGGGAACAGCAGCTATTGGACTATCAAGACCTGATGTAGCAGCAGCCTATCCCGAATATTTTAATGGAAGCCAAAGCGGATATACCTACACTTTAAGTACAAGCGGTATCCTTGGAGGAACTCATAAAGTTACGGTGAAAGCCATAGGCAGTGATGACTCTTTTACCACAGGAGATGTATCTATAACAGTTCAAAAACCAAAAGCATATATATATGTAGACAATTTAGGAAATGGACAAGTGCTTAAAGATGACATAAACGTTGTTGGCTGGGTATTGAACCCATCAGGAGTTAAAAAAATAGATATGCTGGTGGATGGACAGTACTCAGGCAGTTCAGTAACAGGACTATCCAGACCTGATGTAGATAGGGCACATCCAGGCTATCCAGGAGGAGCTGAGAGCGGATTTTCCTATATTTTAAGCATGGCTAATATCCAGAATGGAAGACACAGCCTTGCAATAAGGGTACAGGGAAATGACGATTCAGTTCAAGAGCAGCCACTTTATTTCTACAAGGGAATAGGACAGACTATCGTAATAGATCCAGGCCATAATTTTGGCGGAGATGATGGCGCATATAGTACAATTAATGGAGTTACATATGTGGAAAGAGATTTGAATATGCAGCTGGCAGATAAATTAAAAACCAAGCTTCTGAACTTAGGCTATAATGTAATCATGACCAGAGAATCATCAGACAGACCAACAGTTGATTTGAACACCAGCCTTCAAAACAGGGTGAATGTTGCAAATAACTCAGATGCAGTACTGTTTATAAGCATACATCATGATGTTGCAGGCAGTGCAGCTCCAAATGGCATAAGTGCACATTACAGCACCTATAGGCCAAATATAGATCCAAATGGAGTATATTATAGTGATGGTGTTTATTATGATGCTACTCCTTCTAAGGCTGCCATTGACAGTGCAAATTTAGCACAGCAGCTTCTGGATTCACTAGCCACATTAGGCTATGTAAACAGAGGAGCACTTGATCACAATTTATTTGTAACAAAAAATACAAATATGACTTCACTTCTTTTGGAATGCGGATTTATAACCAATCCAACAGAAGCAGCAAGAAATGCCGATGCTTATGAGCAGGATAGATTTGCAGCAAAGATGGCAGAGGTAATAAACAATTTTCTTAATTAA
- a CDS encoding RNA-guided endonuclease TnpB family protein, with amino-acid sequence MKKAYKTEIKPTEEQIIKIHRTIGVSRFIYNFYVSHNKEVYEKEKRFVSGMDFSKWLNNEYIPNNVDKLWIKEVSSKATKQAIMNGEKAFKKFFKGETGFPKFKKKKNQDVKAYFPKNNETDWTIERHRIKIPTLGWVRLKEYGYIPANGIIISGTVSQKADRYYVSVLVEEDIQVNSKRCSEGIGVDLGLKDFAICSNGIIKKNINKTSRVKKLEKKLKREQRKLSRKYESLKLRNKKEKGEAARQNIQKQIIKVQKLHQKLTNIRTDYINKTVSELIKQKPSFITIEDLNIKGMMKNRHLAKAVAQQKFYEFRIKLISKAKQNNIEIRVVDRFYPSSKTCSCCGNIKKDLKLSDRVYKCDNCNTSIDRDLNASINLANAKEYKIA; translated from the coding sequence TTGAAAAAAGCATACAAAACAGAGATTAAACCAACAGAAGAACAGATAATAAAAATTCATCGAACAATTGGTGTAAGCAGGTTCATATATAACTTTTATGTTTCACATAATAAGGAAGTTTATGAAAAAGAAAAAAGATTTGTTAGCGGCATGGATTTTTCTAAATGGCTTAACAATGAGTATATTCCTAACAATGTAGATAAACTTTGGATAAAAGAAGTATCTTCCAAAGCTACTAAACAAGCTATTATGAATGGGGAAAAAGCTTTTAAGAAGTTCTTCAAAGGTGAAACTGGTTTCCCAAAATTCAAGAAAAAGAAAAATCAAGACGTTAAAGCCTACTTTCCCAAAAACAATGAAACTGATTGGACTATTGAAAGACATAGAATTAAGATACCAACTTTAGGCTGGGTTAGACTCAAGGAATATGGTTATATACCAGCTAATGGCATAATAATAAGTGGAACAGTAAGTCAGAAAGCTGACAGATATTATGTTTCTGTATTAGTTGAAGAAGATATTCAAGTAAACAGTAAACGTTGTTCTGAAGGAATAGGGGTGGATTTGGGACTCAAAGATTTTGCAATTTGCAGTAATGGAATAATTAAAAAAAATATAAACAAAACTTCAAGAGTTAAAAAATTGGAAAAGAAACTAAAACGTGAGCAAAGAAAGCTTTCAAGGAAATATGAAAGTTTAAAATTAAGAAATAAAAAAGAGAAAGGGGAAGCTGCTCGTCAAAATATCCAAAAACAAATAATCAAGGTACAAAAACTTCATCAAAAACTTACAAATATTAGAACTGATTATATTAATAAAACAGTAAGTGAGTTAATAAAGCAAAAACCAAGCTTTATAACAATAGAAGATTTAAATATAAAAGGAATGATGAAGAACCGTCATTTAGCAAAGGCAGTTGCACAACAAAAGTTTTATGAATTTAGAATTAAACTTATTTCAAAAGCAAAACAAAATAATATAGAAATAAGAGTAGTTGATAGATTTTATCCAAGTAGTAAAACTTGCAGTTGTTGCGGAAATATTAAAAAGGATTTAAAACTATCAGATAGGGTGTATAAATGTGATAATTGCAATACTTCTATTGATAGAGATTTAAATGCTTCAATCAATTTAGCTAATGCTAAAGAATATAAGATAGCTTAA